In Gemmatimonadaceae bacterium, the sequence GGCCGTCTACCCGGCGAAGCACTTCGTGACCCAGCGGCCGACCCTGGAGCGCGCCGTCCGGCTCATCCGCGACGAGTTGGCGCAACGGCTGGCGGTCCTGCGCGAGGCGGGCAAGCTGCTCGAGGCCCAGCGGCTCGAATCGCGGACGAACTTCGATGTGGAGATGATGCTCGAGATCGGGACCTGCGCCGGCATCGAGAACTACTCGCGGCACATCTCGTTTCGTGCCGAGGGCGAGCGGCCGGCGTGCCTGTTCGACTACTTCCCCGAGGACTTCCTCGTGGTCGTGGACGAATCGCACGTCTCGCTGCCGCAGATCGGGGGGATGTTCAACGGCGACCGGGCGCGCAAGCTGACGCTCGTGGACTACGGGTTCCGGCTGCCGAGCGCGCTCGACAACCGGCCACTAATGTTCGACGAATTCCTGTCGCTCACTCCGCGGGCGATCTTCGTATCGGCCACGCCGGGCGACCTGGAGCTGCGGCTCTCGGAAGGCGTGATCGTGGAGCAGATCATCCGGCCCACCGGGCTGGTCGATCCGGAGATCGAGATCCGGCCCGTGCGGGGCCAGGTGGACGACCTGCTGGGCGAGATCCGACTGCGCGAGCGGCGGGGCGAGCGCGTCCTCGTCACCACGCTCACCAAGCGGATGGCCGAGGACCTCACCGACTACCTCCAGCAGGTCGGCGTGCGGGTGCGTTATATGCATTCCGACATAGACGCGATCGAACGCATGGAGATCGTGCGTGGGCTCCGGCTGGGCGACTTCGACGTGCTCGTGGGGATCAACCTGTTACGCGAAGGGCTCGACCTGCCCGAGGTCTCGCTGGTCGCGATCCTCGACGCCGACCAGGAAGGGTTCCTCCGCAGCGACCGGTCGCTCATTCAAACCGTCGGCCGCGCCGCGCGGCATGTCTCGGGCATGGCGATCTTCTACGCCGACCGCATCACCGGCTCGATGCAGCGCTGTCTGGATGAGACCGGCCGGCGTCGAGAGCTCCAGGTGGCCTACAACCTCGAGCACGGGATCACTCCGCGGTCGGTGGTCAAGAGCATCGACGAAGTGCGATTCAGCACCCGCGTGGCCGACGCGCGCGGTGAACGCGAAGACAAGCGGGTCGCCGAGCCGGAGAGCGGGTACGATGCCATGGACCAGGAAGCTCTCGAGAAGATGCTCGACGAACAGATGCGCACCGCCTCCAGAGAGATGGACTTCGAACTCGCCGCCCAACTGCGTGACCAGCTGTTCGAGGTGCGCGCCCGCCGGACCCGGCAGCATTCCGGGGCCACGGACGCGCCGTCCGGCGCGTCTGCGCGCCGCCGCGCTGCCCGCTGAGGAGACGCCATCGTGTCACGACGTGCGTCGTCCCGTCACGCGGCCATGCCGGACGCGCAACTGACGGAATCCGAACTCATCGCCTGGGGCGAGCGGTTCGGCGCGGAATGCCAAGCTCCGATGACCGCGACCGTCGGCGGCGTGGAGCGCGCCCGCCCGCTGATCGTCGCGATCGAAGGTGACCTGGGGGCGGGGAAGACGACGCTCGCGCGCGCCATCTGTCGCGGGTTCGGCGTGACCGAAGACGTGACCAGCCCGACGTTCGCGCTCGTCCACCGATACGAGTCGGGTCGGGCGCCTGTGTATCACCTCGATCTCTACCGACTGGCGGGCCCCGGGGACCTGACGAATCTGGGCTGGGACGACATCATGAACGAGCCGGCGCTGGTGCTCGTCGAATGGCCCGAACGAGCTGGCGATCGGCTTCCGGCGGCGGCCCTGCGGGTGCGGCTCTCGCACCTTTCGGCCTCCCCGGCCATGCGGGCGCTCCACGTGGAATCACGATGATCACGCTCGCCCTCGACGCCTCAACGTACGTGGGCACCGTGGCGGTGTTCGGCGACGGCCGGCTGCTCGCCGAAGGCGAGACCGCCATGCGCGGCCGCGACGTCGAGCGACTGATGCCGGCGGTGTCCCGGGCGCTCGACGAAGCGGGGGTCGCCGTGCGCGATGTGCGGCGCGTGGTGTGTGGGGACGGGCCGGGAAGCTTCACGAGCCTCCGCATCGCGGCGTCGATCGCCAAGGGGATCGCGATGGGTTGCCGGGCCGAACTGCTGCGGGTGTCGTCGCTCGCCCTCATTCCGGCTGGGGCGCCGGACCTCGCCGTCGGCTCGTACCTGGGAGCGCTCGATGCGCTGCGCGGCGAGGCCTACTTCCAGCGCTTCCGGCGCGAGCCATCGGGCACCGTTGTGCCGGAGAGCCGTTTCTATCTTGGACCCCTCGAGGCGGTGACCAAGGCAGCAGCCGATCTCCCGGCGCGGATCGCCGCGCCTGAGGATCTGCTCGCGCTCCTGGCTTCGGTGGGCGAAGTGGCGCATGGCGCGCTGGTGGCGCTCGCGCCACATGCCCGGGGGGTGGCCAGGCTGGAGGGCGCGTTGGAGCCCGCCGATCTGGCGACGTGGGAGCCACGCTACGGCCGCCTGGCCGAGGCGCAGGTGAAGTGGGAAGCACACCACGGCCGTTCACTCCCGGCCTCGTGAGTGCAGTCATCGAGCCCGCAGTGCTTGCCGACACCGAGGAGATCTCGGTGATCGAGCAGGCCGTATTCGGTGATCCGTGGTCGGCCAACTCATTCCGGGCGCTCCCAGGCGACCCGCGCGTGTACTTCGCGTGCGCGAGGACGCCGCCGGTTGCCGCGGCGGCCGGCGACGCGGGTTCCACGCCGCGCCTTGGAGCGGGTGCCCCGCAGGGTGTGCTCGGTTATGTTGTGGCGATCTTCGCTGCTGACGAGGGCGAGATCGCGAACCTGGCCGTCTCGCCGGCGGCCCAGGGCAAGGGCGTGGGGGGACGGCTGCTGGATGCCACCCTGGCCGAAGCCGCACGGCGAAGGTGCACGGCACTGTACCTTGAGGTCCGGGAGTCGAACGCGGCGGCACGCAAGCTTTATGGATCGCGCGGGTTTGCGGAGATCGGACGGCGGATGGGGTATTATCAGAAGCCAGTGGAGGATGCGCTGTTGTTGCGGCGGCTTGTCGCCTCAAGGCTAAAGTAGTTTCTCATATTCGGAATGGAAGTATTTGTGTGGAAGTCATTTGATTGCGTGTTAGTGAACTGGATTGGACAATATGCGCGGCGAGTGTAGGGACCTTTTTCGCCAGGAGGAACTGTGAGTCGGAGCTTGAACAAGGTGACGTTGATCGGAAACTTGGGCAGCGATCCCGAGGTGCGGTCGACCACCGGTGGAAATCGCGTGGCGACGTTTTCTCTCGCCACCAGCCGCGCGTGGAGCGGGGCCAACGGGGAACGCCAGGAAAAGACCGAGTGGCACCGTTGCGTGGTCTGGAACAGCAAGTCGTCACAGCTCGCCGACGTCGTTGAAAAGTACGTCCACAAGGGTGACAAGCTGTTCGTCGAGGGGCGGATCGAATACCGTCAGTGGCAGGACAAAGAAGGCCAGACTCGCTACAGCACCGAGATCAACGTGCGGGAACTGATCATGCTCAGCGCGCCGCGGGGCGGCGGGGGCGGAGACTTCGAGGGCGAAGCGCCGCCGAGAGCCAGCCGAACGCCGACACCCAAGGCGAAGGCCGGAGCCGGTTCCGACGAGTCGTTCGAAGACTTCCCGGAAGCACTCCAGGACCAGGACGACGACCTGCCGTTCTGACCATCGCCTGGCGAACGGGGCTCCGGACACCCTCCTCGTGAGCGTGTCGGGGCCCCGTTTCCTATTATGCGGCCAAGTCGTCCTGTTCGAGCGGCGGTGGAGCCATCGCCGGCAAAGGGCAAGGGGGACGTTCGTCCTGCTGCCCGTCACTTTCCCGAAGCTGTCCGCGCGGCGGGCTAGCCCGCGGCCAGGGAGTACACCACCGGTCTCATGCGAACCCGCACCCTTGGCGCCCTACTCGCCGCCGCGCTGATCGCCCCAGCGGCGTTGGCCGGCCAGCAGCCGACCGGCACCACATCCGTTCCCCAGAGCCATACCGTGGTGAAGGGCGAGACTCTGTGGGGCCTCGCGCAACAGTTTCTGGGCGATCCGTTCAAGTGGCCGGACATCTACGAACTGAACAAGGCGAGCGTCGCCAATCCGCACTGGATTTATCCCGGGCAGGTGTTCAAGCTGCCTGGCACGGTGACGAGCGTGGGAGTGACAGTGGTCACGCCGCCTGCGGGCCCGCCGCCCACGGACACGGCTGCCAAGGCCGTCGCCGTGACCGAGCCTGCCCGGGTGACCACGGCCGTAGCGGAACCGGTGGAGAACACCTCGACGGGCCGGACGGTGTTCCAGCGCGAGTCGCCGCCGCCTCGCCCCGAGGAATCCCGGGGAGAGCGTTCGGCGCCGCCACCGACAGTACTCCCCGGCGAATACTTCGCGGCGCCGTACGTCGTCTCGGCCACCACGATTCCGGGTGCCGGACGGATCATGCAGTCCGGCGATGTCAATCCGCGGGGCCAGATTGACTCGCGAACCATCTTCAAGGCGTACGACGACGTGCTCGTCGATCCGCCGGCCGGCGCCGCGGGCGCGAAGGGCGAGCGGTACATGGCCTTGCGTCTAGGGCCGTCGATCCCAGGCGTTGGCCAGGTGATGATCCCGGTCGGAGTCTTGAAGGTCACACGGGCCCGCACGGGCACCGACGCCGTGATGACCCAAGTCGTGAACCTCTACGGTGAGCTGCGCCCCAACCAAATCCTCGTAGCGATGGACTCTGCGGCGCCGTCGAGCACGGTGCGGCCATCTCCGGTTGCCGACGGGCAGGAGACAGAGGTCAAGTGGGTGCTCTCCGACCCCGTGCTGCCGACGGTGAACAGCTACGTGGTGCTCGGCCTCACGGCGGCCGACGGTGTGAAGCCAGGTGACGAATTTGTGCTCTTCAGGGCAGGCCAGCCCGGTGCTTCATTGGCCGATCCCGCGACGCCGGAAATCCCGCTCGGGCGCGCGAAGGCCGTCCGCGTGACGCCCTTCGGCACCACGGCGATCGTGACGGCGCAGGAGCAGCCGGCGATCAACGTAGGCGTCCTTGCGCGCCTCTCGGCGAAGATGCCGTAACGCTTCGCAGCACGTGATGCTGTAACGACTTTCGAGGATTAGATTTGGGCGAACGCCATGATCGCGATCGCCCATTTCCTCGCCATCTCGCTCTATCTGGCCGCCGCCGCCCTGGCGGCGAGCCCGTTCGTGCGTCCTGTGAACGCACCCCTTCGGGGAGTGCTTGCACTCCTGAGCGCGGCCGTGGCGGTGCATCTCGGTGCGCTGGTCGTGCTGGCCGTTCGCACCGGGCACGTGTACGTAGCGGGGCTCGGACCGTCGCTTTCTCTGGCCGGATTGGTGCTGGCGGCGACCCTGCTCGTCGTGGAATTCCTGGCGCACGATGTGAGCCTCACGCTGGTCGCGGCCCCACTCGCGGCAGTGCCGACGGCATGTGCCAGCGTAATTGGCTTTGCGCGCTCGGCCGAACCGTCGGGCACCCAGGGAGTCTGGCTGGTCGCCCACATTGCCCTGAGCTTCATGGGAATTGCGGCGTTCGCGACGGCGGCGGTCGCGGGCGTGATGTATCTCGTTGAGCGGCGGCAGCTCAAGTTGGGGCGCTTGGACGCGATGTTCCGGCTCTTCCCGCCGCTGGCGACGCTCGACCGGGTGAATCACGTGGCCGCCCTGGCGGGATGGCTCGGCCTCACGGTTGGCGTCGTGCTGGCCGTCTCCTACGCCCTCGAATACGGCGGGATGCGTCCGGAGCAGTTGGCGTGGGGCGTGGCCGCGTGGCTCGGGGTGAGTGGCGTCGCGCTGGGACGGGTGGTGCGCGGTTGGCAGGCTCATCGCGCGGCGATCTGGTCGAGCGTCTCGTTCACGGTCGTGGTGCTGCTGTATGTGGTGCTGCGCGTCGCCGGCCCAGTGGCGGGGAAGTTCCATTGAGCGCGATCCCCGTGGTGATTGACGCGGCACGGGCCCGAGTGCTGGTCGTGGGAGGCGCCGCCGGTGACGGTGTCGCTCCGAACGCGCGCGTGACCGAGCACGCGCACGCGGCTGGGCGGTTGTTGATCACGGCGGCGGCAGAGGCAGTCGAACGCGGTCCGTTCGACCGCAGGCTGGCAGCGTGGCGGTGATCGTCGCCGGCGTGAGCCACCGGACTGCGGCGCTCGACGTACGGGATCGCCTCACCTTCCGCACCCCTGAGATCGGGCCGGCCTTGGAAGTCATCACGCGTGGATCAGGGGCTCAGGAAGCCGTGATGCTGTCGACGTGCAATCGTACCGAGGTATACCTCGTGGAGGGAGCGGGAGACGGCGCGGCGGCGGTCTGGTCGCTGTTCAGTGACCGGCTCGGCGCAGATGCCAGCGTCCACGGCTATCTGCGCCGGGATCGCGAGGCCGTGGCGCACCTGTTCCGCGTGGCGTCCGGGCTCGACTCGATGGTGCTCGGCGAAGCGCAGATCCACGGGCAGGTGCGCGACGCGTGGGAGACAAGCCGCGGCCATTCGGGAGTCGCTCTGAACCGGCTGTTCCAGACGGCGCTGTCGGCGTCGGGGCGTGTTCGAGAGGAGACGGCGGTGTCGCGCGGGGCGGCATCGGTGAGTTCGGCGGCGGTGCAGTTGGCCAAGCAGATCTTCGGCACGCTGCGCGGCCGCCGTGCGATGGTGCTCGGCGCCGGCGAGATGGCGGGCCTCGCCCTCGAGTGCCTGGTGAGCGAGGGCGTCAACGCGGCTGTGGTAGCCAACCGTACGCACGAGCACGCCGTGGAGCTGGCGTCGCGTTTCGCGGCGCGCGCGCTGCACTTTGATGACTGCTGGCGCGAGTTGCCG encodes:
- the hemA gene encoding glutamyl-tRNA reductase gives rise to the protein MAVIVAGVSHRTAALDVRDRLTFRTPEIGPALEVITRGSGAQEAVMLSTCNRTEVYLVEGAGDGAAAVWSLFSDRLGADASVHGYLRRDREAVAHLFRVASGLDSMVLGEAQIHGQVRDAWETSRGHSGVALNRLFQTALSASGRVREETAVSRGAASVSSAAVQLAKQIFGTLRGRRAMVLGAGEMAGLALECLVSEGVNAAVVANRTHEHAVELASRFAARALHFDDCWRELPDVDLVLSSTASPRPVVTVDRVREAVAQRGDRPLCILDIAVPRDVEPEVGGLGNVFLYDLDRLQQVIQSNLDRRRGELPAAEAILSDEVQRYWQWLAGLEAVPVLTSFRERMDAVREAELAAALRRLHGLTPEQRSTVEYLAKSLMNKFMHEPSVRLRQAASNGRGLGVVDAMCYLFALEKEPPRPPAAGSDLPEEETG
- the ccsA gene encoding cytochrome c biogenesis protein CcsA, with the protein product MIAIAHFLAISLYLAAAALAASPFVRPVNAPLRGVLALLSAAVAVHLGALVVLAVRTGHVYVAGLGPSLSLAGLVLAATLLVVEFLAHDVSLTLVAAPLAAVPTACASVIGFARSAEPSGTQGVWLVAHIALSFMGIAAFATAAVAGVMYLVERRQLKLGRLDAMFRLFPPLATLDRVNHVAALAGWLGLTVGVVLAVSYALEYGGMRPEQLAWGVAAWLGVSGVALGRVVRGWQAHRAAIWSSVSFTVVVLLYVVLRVAGPVAGKFH
- the rimI gene encoding ribosomal protein S18-alanine N-acetyltransferase, translating into MSAVIEPAVLADTEEISVIEQAVFGDPWSANSFRALPGDPRVYFACARTPPVAAAAGDAGSTPRLGAGAPQGVLGYVVAIFAADEGEIANLAVSPAAQGKGVGGRLLDATLAEAARRRCTALYLEVRESNAAARKLYGSRGFAEIGRRMGYYQKPVEDALLLRRLVASRLK
- the uvrB gene encoding excinuclease ABC subunit UvrB, with translation MAAEFDLQTPFAPAGDQPKAIAELTAGLRRGDRFQTLLGVTGSGKTMTVANVIRDLGKPTLVLSHNKTLAAQLYGELKSFFPHNAVEYFVSYYDYYQPEAYVPTTDTYIEKDASINEDIDRLRLRATSSLMEREDVIIVATVSAIYGLGDPVQYREQMVTLTAGQRMARDDILRALVKIQYSRNDVAFERGSFRVRGDTVEIFPAYEEQGVRVEMWGDDIERLSKIDPLSGETIAVLETAAVYPAKHFVTQRPTLERAVRLIRDELAQRLAVLREAGKLLEAQRLESRTNFDVEMMLEIGTCAGIENYSRHISFRAEGERPACLFDYFPEDFLVVVDESHVSLPQIGGMFNGDRARKLTLVDYGFRLPSALDNRPLMFDEFLSLTPRAIFVSATPGDLELRLSEGVIVEQIIRPTGLVDPEIEIRPVRGQVDDLLGEIRLRERRGERVLVTTLTKRMAEDLTDYLQQVGVRVRYMHSDIDAIERMEIVRGLRLGDFDVLVGINLLREGLDLPEVSLVAILDADQEGFLRSDRSLIQTVGRAARHVSGMAIFYADRITGSMQRCLDETGRRRELQVAYNLEHGITPRSVVKSIDEVRFSTRVADARGEREDKRVAEPESGYDAMDQEALEKMLDEQMRTASREMDFELAAQLRDQLFEVRARRTRQHSGATDAPSGASARRRAAR
- the tsaE gene encoding tRNA (adenosine(37)-N6)-threonylcarbamoyltransferase complex ATPase subunit type 1 TsaE codes for the protein MSRRASSRHAAMPDAQLTESELIAWGERFGAECQAPMTATVGGVERARPLIVAIEGDLGAGKTTLARAICRGFGVTEDVTSPTFALVHRYESGRAPVYHLDLYRLAGPGDLTNLGWDDIMNEPALVLVEWPERAGDRLPAAALRVRLSHLSASPAMRALHVESR
- the tsaB gene encoding tRNA (adenosine(37)-N6)-threonylcarbamoyltransferase complex dimerization subunit type 1 TsaB; amino-acid sequence: MITLALDASTYVGTVAVFGDGRLLAEGETAMRGRDVERLMPAVSRALDEAGVAVRDVRRVVCGDGPGSFTSLRIAASIAKGIAMGCRAELLRVSSLALIPAGAPDLAVGSYLGALDALRGEAYFQRFRREPSGTVVPESRFYLGPLEAVTKAAADLPARIAAPEDLLALLASVGEVAHGALVALAPHARGVARLEGALEPADLATWEPRYGRLAEAQVKWEAHHGRSLPAS
- a CDS encoding LysM peptidoglycan-binding domain-containing protein — encoded protein: MRTRTLGALLAAALIAPAALAGQQPTGTTSVPQSHTVVKGETLWGLAQQFLGDPFKWPDIYELNKASVANPHWIYPGQVFKLPGTVTSVGVTVVTPPAGPPPTDTAAKAVAVTEPARVTTAVAEPVENTSTGRTVFQRESPPPRPEESRGERSAPPPTVLPGEYFAAPYVVSATTIPGAGRIMQSGDVNPRGQIDSRTIFKAYDDVLVDPPAGAAGAKGERYMALRLGPSIPGVGQVMIPVGVLKVTRARTGTDAVMTQVVNLYGELRPNQILVAMDSAAPSSTVRPSPVADGQETEVKWVLSDPVLPTVNSYVVLGLTAADGVKPGDEFVLFRAGQPGASLADPATPEIPLGRAKAVRVTPFGTTAIVTAQEQPAINVGVLARLSAKMP
- a CDS encoding single-stranded DNA-binding protein, whose product is MSRSLNKVTLIGNLGSDPEVRSTTGGNRVATFSLATSRAWSGANGERQEKTEWHRCVVWNSKSSQLADVVEKYVHKGDKLFVEGRIEYRQWQDKEGQTRYSTEINVRELIMLSAPRGGGGGDFEGEAPPRASRTPTPKAKAGAGSDESFEDFPEALQDQDDDLPF